One Prunus dulcis chromosome 7, ALMONDv2, whole genome shotgun sequence DNA segment encodes these proteins:
- the LOC117636046 gene encoding pentatricopeptide repeat-containing protein At5g03800, giving the protein MNTIIQPTIAALPPLPPPPSSSFPQNPFSLSNPKPSLRPSLSLSLSPPSSSNPKLKPQLLLNFTALPPSQSLPTQKPLLPLTPPNGSDQTHFFFHHLLNLLRLSARHGDHELARAVHASILKLEEDNHLGNALISAYLKLGLVPDAYRIFQSLSCPNVVSFTTLVSGFSKAGREDEAVELFFGMRNSGIDPNEFSFVAVLTACIRILELDLGLQVHALAVKMGYLDCVFVSNALMSLYGKCSCLDYVLKLFDHLPERDIASWNTVMSSLVKEFRYAEAFEFFRELWRTEGFGIDRFTVSTLLTACTGSSAFRAGKLIHAHAIKIGLEANLSVTNALIRFYAACGSVNGVKSLFERMPVRDVITWTEMITAYMEVGLVDLAIEMFDNMPERNPVSYNALLAGFCRNGEGLRAFDLFTKMLEEGMEMTDFTLTSVVNACGLIMDCKTSEQIHVFLIKFGFGSNACIEAALLDMCTRCGRMADAKKMLLRWPAEQDRSVILTSIIGGYARNGQLDEAISLFNLNQSEGRMDMDEVSSTSLLGLCGTIGFHELGKQIHCHAFKRGFLTDVGVGNATISMYTKCWNMEDGVKLFNMMPTHDVVSWNGLLAGYLLHRQGDEALAFWSKMERTGIKPDKITFVLIISAYRHTNSNLVDNCRSLFLSMKTVYGIEPTSEHFASFIAVLGYWGLLDEAEEIICKMPFEPEVSVWRALLDSCRLRMNTTVGKRVVKRILAMEPKDPSSYILVSNLYSASGRWHCSEMVRDKMRKKGFRKHPGQSWIIHNKKIHPFYARDKSHPQAKDIYSGLEILILECLKAGYVPDTSFVLQEVEEHQKKDFLYYHSAKLAATYGLLTSKPGKPVRIVKNILLCGDCHTFLKYMSIVTRRTIYVRDASGVHYFSSGQCSCKDYW; this is encoded by the coding sequence ATGAACACCATTATCCAACCCACCATCGCCGCCTTACCTCCTCTGCCTCctcctccctcttcttcttttccccaaaaccccttctctctctcaaaccctaaaccctcaCTACgcccttctctttctctctctctctcacctccTTCAAGTTCAAACCCCAAACTCAAACCCCAACTCCTCCTCAACTTCACCGCTTTACCTCCCTCCCAATCCCTCCCAACCCAAAAACCCCTTTTGCCTTTAACCCCTCCCAATGGCTCTGACCAAACCCACTTCTTCTTTCACCATCTCCTCAATTTGCTTCGCCTCTCGGCTCGTCACGGCGACCACGAGCTCGCCAGGGCCGTGCACGCCTCAATTCTCAAACTTGAAGAAGATAACCATCTGGGTAACGCTCTCATTTCAGCTTATCTCAAGTTGGGTCTTGTTCCTGACGCTTACAGGATTTTTCAAAGCCTTTCCTGTCCAAATGTTGTGTCTTTCACCACTTTGGTTTCGGGTTTTTCCAAGGCGGGTCGAGAAGACGAAGCTGTGGAACTCTTCTTTGGGATGAGGAATTCAGGTATTGACCCTAATGAGTTTAGCTTTGTTGCGGTTTTAACTGCTTGTATTCGGATTTTGGAGCTGGATTTGGGTTTGCAAGTTCATGCCTTGGCGGTCAAAATGGGATACTTAGATTGTGTTTTCGTTTCGAATGCGCTTATGAGTTTGTATGGTAAATGTTCTTGTTTGGATTATGTGCTTAAACTGTTTGATCATTTGCCCGAAAGAGACATTGCTTCTTGGAATACTGTTATGTCAAGTTTAGTGAAGGAATTTAGGTATGCTGAAGCATTTGAATTTTTCCGTGAACTGTGGCGAACTGAAGGGTTTGGAATCGACCGTTTCACCGTTTCAACCCTTTTGACTGCCTGTACTGGTAGCAGTGCTTTTAGAGCAGGCAAATTGATTCATGCCCATGCAATCAAAATTGGTTTAGAGGCCAATTTGAGTGTTACCAATGCACTTATTAGGTTCTATGCTGCGTGTGGGAGTGTAAATGGTGTGAAGTCTTTGTTTGAGAGGATGCCTGTGAGGGACGTTATTACCTGGACGGAAATGATTACAGCCTACATGGAAGTAGGTTTGGTGGATTTGGCTATAGAGATGTTTGATAACATGCCAGAGAGGAATCCTGTTTCTTATAATGCTCTGTTGGCTGGTTTTTGTCGAAATGGTGAAGGCTTGAGGGCATTCgatttatttacaaaaatgtTGGAGGAGGGTATGGAGATGACAGACTTCACATTGACTAGCGTTGTTAATGCTTGTGGCTTGATCATGGATTGTAAAACCAGTGAGCAAATTCATGTGTTCCTTATCAAGTTTGGTTTTGGGTCAAATGCTTGCATTGAAGCTGCACTGCTTGATATGTGCACAAGGTGTGGTCGGATGGCAGATGCCAAAAAGATGCTTCTTCGGTGGCCAGCTGAGCAGGACAGGTCTGTAATTTTGACATCAATTATAGGTGGGTATGCTCGAAATGGGCAACTGGATGAAGCAATTTCTCTGTTCAACCTTAATCAGTCAGAAGGAAGAATGGATATGGATGAAGTTTCATCAACTTCACTACTCGGTCTTTGTGGAACTATAGGATTTCATGAGCTGGGGAAACAAATCCACTGCCATGCTTTTAAGCGTGGTTTCCTAACTGATGTAGGAGTAGGAAATGCCACGATTAGCATGTACACTAAGTGTTGGAACATGGAAGATGGTGTCAAGTTGTTCAATATGATGCCCACTCATGATGTAGTTTCATGGAATGGTTTGCTTGCTGGTTATCTTCTCCATAGACAGGGTGATGAGGCCTTAGCTTTCTGGTCAAAGATGGAGAGGACTGGCATAAAACCTGACAAGATTACCTTTGTTTTGATCATTTCAGCATACAGACACACTAACTCCAACTTAGTTGATAATTGTCGTAGTTTGTTTCTCTCCATGAAAACTGTTTATGGCATTGAACCCACCTCAGAGCACTTTGCTTCCTTCATTGCTGTTTTGGGGTACTGGGGTCTATTGGATGAAGCAGAGGAAATAATCTGTAAGATGCCTTTTGAGCCTGAGGTTTCTGTTTGGCGAGCTTTGCTTGATAGTTGTAGACTCCGTATGAATACAACAGTTGGCAAAAGGGTGGTGAAACGTATACTTGCCATGGAGCCCAAAGATCCATCTTCCTACATACTTGTATCGAATCTGTATTCGGCATCTGGGAGATGGCATTGCTCTGAAATGGTTAGGgataaaatgagaaaaaaggGATTCCGGAAGCACCCGGGTCAAAGTTGGATCATTCATAACAAGAAGATACATCCATTCTATGCAAGAGATAAATCTCATCCCCAAGCAAAAGACATATATAGTGGACTAGAAATACTGATCTTAGAATGTCTAAAAGCTGGTTATGTGCCGGACACAAGCTTTGTTCTTCAGGAAGTAGAAGAGCACCAGAAGAAGGATTTCTTGTACTATCACAGCGCAAAACTAGCAGCGACCTACGGGCTTCTGACCAGCAAGCCAGGAAAACCAGTTCGGATCGTGAAGAACATCCTTCTATGTGGAGACTGCCATACATTCTTGAAATACATGTCTATTGTCACCAGAAGAACAATATATGTAAGGGATGCTTCAGGAGttcattatttttctagtGGTCAGTGCTCATGCAAAGATTACTGGTGA
- the LOC117634266 gene encoding E3 ubiquitin-protein ligase UPL7 isoform X2 — MKDRRCREANEIEENHRLYDRRVPTSMDERRKHQVSLRGASAKEITRDALLERVSQERELRQYARRASSAAVFIQRVWRRYRVTKMVASELREEWENVMNQYAELAITATWLSSNIVRPFLFFITCLSTRHRNIQPREIYSTMNFFQIMLESVTSTDSMKNYCSLAIGTVEERRVWSYQSRRMISLCMFILSECDNSRAGGQDIVALTSLAMRFVVVLTDLKGWKSVTEHDCQSADTAVKDLVWFMGSSESGLYLSIRRYISTLDAPCSSWISSSSVQRDDRFLITASTVTLALRPFHVAKFDLDGPGLLDIHYVTENYFVFLLTVPCLTQRLPALLISAMRHKSILSPCFQTLLILKEKILKEMLDVDQSKMDFLPKVIPPAGWALANIICLATGAENDSVDPGGFHQDLDSVSYVRAVNILAENLLSRLENVDCVKENQNLQGEVETHEKPTHAALCEGEMGSFKMSYLDMFRPISQQWHLIDLLAVMDKVGHIQGSETQQNLEHSRKLELLDIVHLYSYMLRIFSLLNPTVGSLPVLNMLSFTPGFLVNLWRALETNLFPRDCHTDPDNYDCNSKISVNDKKVGAFEKKQKHANNDGVNKWVTVLHKITGKSQGNDYTNLTDNQPKPRPVDEDSSDVWDIEPVKHGPQGISRDISCMLHLFCASYSHLLLILDDIEFYEKQVPFTLEQQRKITSVLNTLVYNGFSQSIGQQDRPLMESAIRCLHLMYERDCRHQFCPSVLWLSPARKNRPPIAVAARTHEVLSANVRSDDAAPVPSIGSVITTTPHVFPFEERVEMFREFIKMDKASRKMAGEVAGPGSRSVEIVVRRGHIVEDGFRQLNSLGSRLKSSIHVSFVSECGLPEAGLDYGGLSKEFLTDISKAAFAPEYGLFSQTSTSDRLLIPNSSARYLENGIQMIEFLGRVVGKALYEGILLDYSFSHVFIQKLLGRYSFLDELSTLDPELYRNLITMRVMLRNSVWILL, encoded by the exons ATGAAAGATCGTCGTTGCCGAGAAGCGAATGAGATTGAAGAAAACCATCGACTGTACGATCGCCGAGTTCCAACTTCCATGGACGAACGTCGCAAACATCAG GTTTCGTTAAGAGGAGCGAGCGCCAAGGAGATTACCAGAGACGCTTTGCTTGAGAGGGTCTCTCAGGAAAGAGAGCTTCGTCAATATGCCAGACGAGCCTCATCAGCTGCGGTCTTCATTCAG AGAGTGTGGAGGCGCTATAGGGTTACAAAGATGGTGGCTTCGGAGCTTCGAGAAGAATGGGAGAATGTGATGAACCAATATGCTGAGTTAGCTATCACTGCAACATGGCTTTCCAGCAATATAGTGaggccttttcttttctttattacttGTTTATCGACTCGGCACAGGAACATCCAGCCCAGAGAAATTTACTCTACGATGaatttctttcaaattatGCTGGAAAGCGTGACTTCCACTG ACTCAATGAAAAACTATTGCTCCCTGGCAATCGGCACTGTTGAGGAGAGAAGAGTCTGGAGTTATCAGTCACGAAGGATGATTTCTCTCTGCATGTTTATTCTTTCGGAGTGTGACAATTCCCGTGCAGGGGGTCAAGATATTGTTGCTCTCACCTCCCTAGCAATGCGTTTTGTTGTTGTCTTAACTGATCTTAAAGGGTGGAAGAGCGTTACTGAGCATGACTGTCAGAGTGCAGATACAGCAGTGAAGGATTTAGTTTGGTTTATGGGAAGTAGCGAAAGTGGTCTTTACTTATCTATAAGAAGATACATTAGCACATTGGATGCTCCTTGCTCTTCATGGATAAGCAGTAGTAGCGTACAAAGAGATGATAGATTTTTGATTACTGCAAGTACAGTAACTTTAGCTCTTAGGCCATTTCATGTGGCAAAGTTTGATTTAGACGGTCCTGGCTTGCTGGATATCCATTATGTTACCGAGAATTACTTTGTTTTTCTACTTACAGTTCCTTGCCTTACTCAACGTCTTCCAGCTCTTCTTATATCTGCTATGAGGCACAAGTCCATTCTCTCACCCTGTTTTCAGACATTACTG attttgaaagagaaaatattaaaGGAAATGTTAGATGTGGATCAATCAAAGATGGATTTTCTTCCCAAGGTGATTCCCCCAGCAGGTTGGGCTCTTGCAAACATTATATGCCTAGCAACAGGGGCAGAGAATGATTCTGTTGATCCTGGAGGGTTCCATCAAGATTTGGACTCTGTATCATATGTCCGTGCTGTTAACATTCTTGCAGAAAACTTATTGTCTAGGCTTGAGAATGTTGACTGTGTCAAGGAGAACCAGAATCTCCAAGGTGAAGTTGAAACCCATGAGAAGCCCACCCATGCAGCTTTATGTGAGGGTGAGATGGGGTCCTTTAAAATGTCGTACTTGGATATGTTTAGACCTATTTCCCAGCAGTGGCATCTTATAGATCTTTTGGCTGTAATGGATAAAGTTGGTCATATTCAAGGGTCTGAGACACAACAAAACCTGGAACATTCAAGGAAGTTGGAGCTGCTAGATATTGTGCATTTATATTCGTACATGCTCAGAATATTTTCATTATTGAACCCCACAGTTGGATCGTTGCCAGTCCTTAACATGCTATCTTTTACTCCTGGGTTTCTTGTGAATCTATGGAGAGCATTGGAAACAAACCTTTTTCCCAGGGATTGTCACACTGATCCAGACAATTATGACTGTAATAGTAAAATTTCAGTCaatgacaaaaaagttggggcttttgagaaaaaacaaaaacacgcCAATAATGATGGAGTTAATAAGTGGGTCACTGTTCTGCATAAAATTACCGGCAAGTCGCAAGGCAATGATTATACAAATTTGACTGATAATCAACCTAAGCCTAGACCTGTTGACGAGGATTCTTCTGATGTTTGGGATATAGAACCTGTAAAGCATGGCCCTCAAGGTATCTCTAGAGATATCTCATGTATGCTTCATCTTTTCTGTGCAAGCTATTCACACCTACTGTTGATTCTTGATGACATAGAATTCTACGAAAAACAG GTGCCATTCACACTGGAGCAACAACGGAAAATTACATCTGTCCTCAATACATTAGTTTATAATGGTTTTTCTCAAAGTATTGGACAGCAGGATAGACCCCTTATGGAATCTGCAATCAGATGCTTGCACTTAATGTATGAAAGGGATTGCAGGCACCAGTTCTGCCCCTCTGTTTTGTGGCTTTCACCTGCTAGAAAGAACCGCCCACCAATCGCGGTAGCTGCCAGAACTCATGAAGTTCTCTCAGCTAATGTAAGATCAGATGATGCTGCGCCTGTTCCAAGTATAGGTTCTGTTATAACTACAACCCCGCATGTATTTCCATTTGAAGAAAG AGTTGAGATGTTTAGAGAGTTTATCAAGATGGATAAAGCCTCCCGAAAAATGGCTGGTGAAGTCGCTGGACCTGGTTCTCGATCAGTTGAGATAGTAGTTCGTCGTGGTCATATTGTTGAAGATGGATTTCGGCAATTAAATTCTCTAGGGTCAAGGTTAAAGTCATCCATCCATGTTTCATTTGTCAGTGAATGTGGCCTTCCCGAGGCTGGCCTGGACTATGGTGGATTATCTAAAGAGTTTTTGACTGATATATCAAAAGCAGCCTTTGCTCCCGA GTATGGGCTATTCTCCCAAACCTCAACCTCAGACAGACTTCTGATCCCTAATTCATCTGCAAGATATCTGGAGAATGGTATCCAGATGATTGAGTTCCTTGGAAGAGTTGTTGGCAAAGCTCTTTATGAAGGAATTTTGCTAGATTACTCCTTTTCACATGTTTTTATACAAAAGCTGTTAGGTCGATATAGCTTTCTTGATGAACTATCAACACTTGATCCAGAGCTTTACAGGAATCTCAT CACTATGAGGGTGATGTTGAGGAACTCTGTCTGGATTTTACTGTAA